The DNA window GATTGGCGAAACTGATCGGAGAGCGATTGGAGTCTCGATTGATCCTGGGTACCTTCCATTCTATCTGTCGGAGATACCTGGTCAAGTACGGCTACCTGATAGGTCTCAAGAAAGGGTTTGGGATTGCGGATTCAGACGACACGCGATCCATCATTAAGGTGAGGACTAGCTAATCTGTCTATGATTTCTGCTGCTAATTCAGACTTCAGAGGATCCTCAAACGACTCAACTCCGGCATGGAGGTCAGAGCGGCACAAGGACGGATCTCTCGCCACAAAGCTCATGGGTTGAGCCCCAGTGAAGTGGCCGCTCAAGCCAAGGCGGAGGACCAGGAATTGGTGGATATATACCGTGCATACGAATCAGCGCTGGCCGCGTCCAATCTCTTGGATTACGATGACTTGCTTCTGCGATGCGGCGACCTTCTCAGACAGCATCCGCAGTGCGTGTCCAACGTTCAGGCTGTCTTGGTAGATGAATTCCAGGACACAAATGTGATTCAATACGACTTGATGAATCTCTTTGCGTCGAAGAACCGGCGGATCACCATTGTCGGTGATCCAGATCAAAGCATCTATGGCTTTCGATCGGCAGAAATTCAAAACCTCAATCGAATGCAACAGCGGTATGCGAACACATCCGTGGTCCTCTTGGAGGATAATTATCGCTCTTCGGCGTCGATATTGAATTCAGCCCAGGAGGTTATTGAGCAGGATACGTCTCGGCCAGCAAAGAAGTTGCAGGCAACTCATTGCTATGGAACGTTGCCTGTGTTGAGAAAATTACCAACAGCCAACGCTGAGGCCCAGTGGCTAGTACTCGAAATCAAACGGTGTGCAGCTATGACCGGTGGCCTGTTGCGAATGTCCGATTTCGCCGTTCTACTCCGTACTGCGGCGCTGTCGACCCGGATTGAGACGGCGTTTGGAAGAGCAGGCATCCCTTACCAAATGGTTGGGGGGCGCAAGTTCTTCGATCGAGCTGAAGTCAAGATTCTACTAAATTACCTGCGCGTCGTGAGCCACACTGAGCATGTGGATGCCTTGCTGGGTATTATCAATACTCCGTCGCGCAGGATTGGCGAGGAAACCGTGAAACAGCTGACCAGCGGTGCGGAAAAGGCCAATATTCCATTGTGGACTTTTATCAAGGATGTCATTCAAGGACACCGGTCGACCGGGAAGAAGTTACAGAGTACAACGGAGCGTGGGCTCTGCGCTCTGGTCAAATTGATTGAGGCGGCCAAAGAGAAGTTGCAGGGATGTAACGATGCATCTGCTCCGCAAGTACTTCTTGAGTTCATCACCGAGCGGCTCTCGTTTCAGGAATGGCTCACTCAAGAATATCCCCTCGACGAGGACACTCGCTGGGCGAATGTCAAGGAATTGATGGGTCAAGCCAGTGAAGTTGCTGCAACCTGCCAAGACGGTGATAAGGAGGAAGACCTGCCAGAGATCGAGGGCGTTAAGCAACAACAGACCCACGCCGGAGAAGAGGCGCTATCCCAGTTCCTGGCGAATGTCGCTTTGGCCACCGAGATGACCaaagacgaggatgaagagggtCAACAGGCCCAAGAAAAAGTCACTATTTCCACCATTCACGCAGCGAAAGGCCTAGAGTGGCCCGTCGTCTTTGTTCCCGCAGTATATGATGGAAGTATTCCTCACTCACGAGCTGAAGtggtggatgaagagagacGTCTGCTATATGTGGCAATGACTAGGGCTCAAGCCTTGTTGTATCTGAGCTTGCCTCTTCGACAACCTCGATTCGGTGAAGGCGAGGACACGACCACAAGCCTAACGCCATTTCTGAGCGGCAAGGTGACCAAGACACACTTTCGCCCGACGGGGCCTCGGTTGCAGGAAAAGGTGGTCTACGGGATCGCCGATATCCTGCGGCGAGTTCACCCGGCTGCTGAAGCCATGTTCAAAGCACTGGGCTCGCTTCCTTCAACCTTAGACGACCAATGGACGCCAGATGGTGAAGAAATCAAGGATGCTGTTACTAAATGGGACAACAGCCTGGCTGTCAATAATAGGGGTGAGCCATACCCGAAACGACAGCGTCCCAACACCCACCAGGGTCCGACATCAACGACCTACGTCTCTTCCACTGGGTATACCATGAGCAACTTCTCAAACTTCGCAGTTCCTACGGCGCTTTCCACTGGTTTCCAGTCTGCTCGTGATTACATCGCCACAAACTCTGCGGTCACTGCAGAAGCACCTGCGGCCTCCGGATTGAAGCGTACTTCATCAGAAGTCGCATCATCCAGTAAGCCAAAAACGGGCACCAGCACAGGCCGCAAAGATGGCCTCGCCCAAGCAAGTATCTCAAACTTTTTCGGCGGGTCGGGATCTTCCCAGAAGAAAGAATCTTCCGCAGCACCTGCTCGCTCACTACCTCAGGTAATTCGACGAAACGAACCGGCGCCTGCTCAGACTGTGCGCCCAGCTGTTCCATCCTCGCTTTCATCTCACCGGCCTCAATCCCGGCCGCTTCAGCCATCACGACCGACCCTTGAGCCCACTGAGCCCAACGGCTACACCTTTATTGCAGCTCCATCCAAATCTACAGTCAAACGGGCAAGGATGCTATCACAGCTGAACCCCAATACAGAGAATCCACCTGCCAGCGAGAAGACGCAAGAAAGCTCGACCAGTGGCTTCCAGTCTGCATCAACGTTCCACACAACTACGATGTCAGTGGTCCGCCAGCAAGCCCCTGGGACGTCGGGCCGGCGGACGTTGGGGATCCGGCGGAGTATGAATAATGGTTGGGAGGATCGTATGAAAcgggaagggaaaggaagGGTAGGCTGAGTGACGCTGTGCTACTTTTGGAGGAATCTCCGTCCGATCCGCCTTGTATCAAGAATCTGGATCTAGGGGGCAATCGAATCACCACTGGACTCGCATCCGATCTCACCGCATGTGTTGGCGGGAGACAGATCGTCAGGGGAGCATACTGTATGATTGAAGATCATCGTCATTTGTTCCAGCCTGCCTGCGATACACTCGGTCTAGCTTCACAGTCTGGACCACTGTGGGCCACCGGCGGTGAGCTGTCCGCCTCGACTGTGTTTCCACATCCCGTGTTTGTTGGGCAGACAACCCTAATCACGGGGGATCCGCACCGACTACTTCGGACAATATTAGCTCCATCCCTGCCTTGGGCTAGTGACACTACAGTAGTCAACGCAGCCATTCCTCTAGGCTGAGTCATCATTATTGGCTCCACCAGAGCATTGGTTCACAAAAATAGCGTGTCCCTGACTCCAAGATGATTTGCTGCCCTGAATAAGTTATGTACCCCATCCCCCGGGGAAAGAGAGCTCGTCTACGTCAGGGAGGCGATCCATTCCGTGTTAGCCGTACCCCCAGCTTAGGTTGAGCTCCCCTAGCGACCCAGCCCAGCCAGCTCCTGAGACGCCCAGTTACGTGGACGGCCCTGGGGGCCTTtcgggggaggggggaaggTTTCGGTGTCACTTGAGAGATCGGGGAATCCATAACGCTCACCTAATGCGGAATGGACTGTAGCAGTTATACGGAGTACAAAGACCGCTTTGTCGCCCCCCGACAACAAGGGGGAAGTTCCAATTGAAGCATACATAGTTTCTTATTCTCAGCTCAACTTAGCTCACCTCAGCTCCTACTCTTCCTGACTACTTTATCTTATTTCTCTGTCTCTGCCGCAGTTCAACACTGCGGCCAAATTCCTGACTTCGTTCTCGATATACATACCCTCTATACTTGACCTAGATCCTACCTACACATCCAACCTCCAATCATGCCACACAAGGTCACCAACGACTCGAGTTCTTCCTTAGCCAGCAAAGGCAGCGATGATGACACCGACAGCAGCGACCAGGTCATCGTCACCAAAGTGCCCGGTATGTCGATCATTGTGCAGTGCAAAGGACACCCAACCCCTACCCTGCCTACCTACTGCGACAGTCCAAGATCTGGCAGCAAGCTAACGACGCCATTGCCCACAGTGCCAGCCGCGAATCCCAACaccagcagccgccgccgccagccACCGGTTATCGTGCACAACAAGGGCGGCCAGATTTACGATGAGACCCGGCCATCAGACTGGGACAAACAGCGCTGGAAATAATCATCCGGGTGGGGGCAGCTTGTTTCATCCCcggaaaaaagaaagaccCAGAGAATaccacaaaaaaaaaagtgagGCGGTGATCGACAACATAGCGAGATTGCCATTTGACCAGGCCCGAGCTTGCCAGGTACGCGGCAGGGATCCAATCCGATCCAGATCAGTAAAAAGGGGCAGGGCTCGGGATTATTCTATTTCGGGCGACCCCCAAGGGGGTTTCTGTCTTTTGGATCCAATCGGGTTTGGTCAAGTAATGATGGCTTCCGTTTCGCTGTGCTGATTGTTGCCACCGCCAACCCTTCTCTGTCTGGGACTTCCTTTGGGGATTCCTGCTTTCTCTCCCCGGAAGTCGCGCTCACTTATCTGCTTCGACTCGACACTATAGCTGCACTATTCCCTCCTTGTACCATACCATGACATATTTATCGGCGGAGTTCTGGGTCCCGGTGTTGCTTGTTTGCTGATAGTTCGCATttttgtcttcctctcccccTTCCATTTCGTTGGCCCAATCGGATGGGTTGGTCGGGAGCTATCTCCCACCCTCTCCTTGCTCTCATCTCAATACCCTCACCACTCAGACCTCTTCCATTTCTCTGTCCTCCTAGATAGGGAAAGTGTACATTCTTCACTATTCACTCAACTACACTGAATACTGTCTTGCGAATTTTTTTATTTACACTCCCATTTGTTTGGATGCATTGCACTGTGGATTTGGGGGTAACAACAGAAACTGTATTTTATATTTACTAAGGTAACGCATATCTGTATGAACAAATAATACTAGTTTTCTAGCTTTAAAATTGGAAGTTGGATATGACTTGAACAGACACGGGttatatatatttctcttGTGACAGTCACAGGGGTGCAATCTCGGACTCAACACAAACCCATAGTTCAAGTGTACATATACTACATGATATATTATATGCAAAAGATAAAATAACCCTCTATATACAGCGGGAGTGGTAATCTCAAGCCTGAGACACTACTTCTTAGCAAAAGGTAGCAATGGGGCTAATCGTAAATCCTACCGAGCATACTTGGGCCACGAGCGGGCGGTGCGGGCGGTGCGGCCGCTTGTGGAGCAGCGTCCATGGCGCCGCGCCCTCCTGTCGAAACTTTGGAACTATGGAGCTACAACGTCGAGCTTCTCTCGATGAAAATAGCTAGAATGGGGTTTCGGTGGCTTAAGTCCGAGTTGGAAAGGAACGACAAAAGGCTATATAAGCCCAATCAATGCCACTACTTTCCCAGAAGTATCATCATCCTACAAAGAGATTTCTTCCAATCTTCTACGTTATACACACAATGTCGAATTTTCACCCTGACTCTCTCCCCGATCTTTCGGGCAAAGTATACATTGTCACAGGCGGCAATGCTGGAATGTAAGATATATCGAATTGAGTTCAAGTCCAACAGAATGCCATAATAACGGTTTGCTCCAGCGGCTACTACACAGTCCTCCACCTGGTCCAACATAACGCAAAGGTATATATGGGAGCCCGCTCTCAAACAAAAGCGGATAACGCCATAGTCTCCATTCGCGAACAGTTTCCAAACGCAGACATTCAAATCTTGATCATGGATCATATGTCCCTCGAATCCGTCGTTGCAGCCGCGAAAAGTTTCATCAGCAAAGAATCAGCCTTGCACGGCCTGATTAACAACGCAGGTATCATGGCTGTCCCATGGGAGCTAAGCCAAGATGGCTACGAGTCCCAGTGGCAAACAAACTATCTTTCCCACTGGCTTCTCACGTTTCACCTGCTACCAATTCTCCGCCGGACAGCGGAAGGATTAGGAGAACCTGGTGCGGCTAGAGTCGTGAACGTGTCCAGCGTAGGACATAGTTTCGCGCCGAAAAATGGAATAGGTTTTCTGGATCTGGACCAGAAGTCTGCCTCGCCATATTCAAGATACGGGGTAAGCAAGTTGGGAAATGTTTTGCACGCGAAATAGATTGATCGGCGGTATGGGCCGCGTGGTGAATGCACCACGGGCGCTAAGGGTATTTGGGTGGCAGCTGTTCATCCGGGAAATTCACCTACGTAATTGCCACTGTTTCTTCTCATGGCCACGGATACTAATTTAGAAATAGGGATTTAAACAGAAAGGCTGCAATCTTGGGGCCTTTCGTTGATTGCGTGACGCCCATCTTCCGTCTGCTTGGCCTATACATCAGTATAGATCAGTGCTCCTACAACTCATTGTATGTGAGTGCCAGTGAAAAATTCTCCGCCGACGATTCGGGCCGATATTTCACGCCTATTGCAAAGACTGCTACTGCAAGTCGCCAGGCAAATGATGTGAAGATGGCGGCGAAGCTTTGGGAGTGGACAGAGAGGGAGATGAAAGGAAAGGGTCTGCTGTAACAGGCAGGTGGCTAAGTAGAGCATCCAGTATCGAAAGAATTCACGCCAACGTGGCTCTTGCTTTGATAGATCCCTTGCAATACGAAAATCTATTTCTTGTATGGTTGGTTAAGTGTAATCATCATTGCCTGCTCCAATGAATGCAGATAGAAAAACATTTGCCATGAAGCCCTTCTGATAATGATAAACTCGCTGCCACGGGTGAAGCACCAGAGAGTTTTCATAGTCAAGGGCCACAGAAGAGGCTCTTTCAAAGAGAACGAAGTAAAGAGAGCTTTGGCTGACAAGCTAAGTAATTTGATAAGCAGGGCAACGTTACAATCCAGCCCTTCACCATTGAGTGATATTTGGCTACGGCACCCTTAGTGCCTCACACTCGTCTTCTGCTGTCCCCAAGtcatcctccttcctccgTTGCCTGCTATCGCCATGAGATCAGGGGCAATTTCGTTCATCCCGAGCTTTTCTAATCGAAGAAGGATTCACAGAGCGCCCTAGAAGCCAGCCAAATGCATCAATCACATCAAAATCCCACTTGCGCGAGATCTCTGCATCCGGCCACGCAGAGTAATGTCCATGAGGGCCACCCGGGTAAACGCTCAGACGAGTGGGAACACCATGTTCTCTCAACACTCGCTCGTAGATTAAACCATCATCTCTCAGAGGATCGGCGCCGGCCACTTGGAAGTAAGTAGGAGGCATCCCAATGTGAGCTCCAGGAAAATTAAAAGGCGAAAAGTCGGGCGACAAAACATCAAAGCCGACTAGATCGTACGTGTTTCGAACACTGTCGCCGTTCAAGATCAGGGCTTCACGGTTCTGTACTCGAGAAACAAACAAAGATTTGTACATGGCAGGCACAATCGTTTCATCCAGGATAAAGGGAATGCCGAGCCAAAGGCCTGTCAATGGAGGATGAAACCTCTCCGCGATTGATTTTTGACCAGTTACGGCTGCAAGATTGCCACCGGCAGACACACCTCCGAGAATAAAACCGGTGGTGGGATCGGCACCCATCTCAGCCGCATGTTTCGCAATCCAGCACAGACTATCCCAACAGTCGTACGCGGCGATAGGAAACTTGTATTCAGGGGCGAGGCGATATGAGATTGACACCACTGTGGCACCAAAAAGAGTGGATATCGCGCGAGCGTATGCATTGAGCTGCTTGTTGTCACCGAGAATGAAGCCCCCGCCGTAAATTAGAACAACTAGCGGCGTTTGCTCTCGAGGCCGTGGATTCTCAGGACGGTAGATCCGGATTTCACTGGCATACCCGTCGCGCATAGGTATTTTTTGTACCTGACTCCTACTGACGTTGCCAATGATTCGTACAGCTGAACCGGCAGATGCATTTCGAATATCCTCTATGGTAGATTCTCTATTTGGCGTCGAAGGGGTTGCTAGGACCAGGGATTCAATTTCGGGGTCGATCACAGACAGGGCCGCAAGTGACTCTGGGGTCGTGTATTCGCTCATCATTTTCAAGTGTAGGTTGGGCTTTAGGGATTAAAAATGGATTGAAAATCATGATGGGCAAAAATAAGCCGCTTGACTTGGCAAATATATTGCCAGGGCGAATTATGGGGTCTGCCTCACGGCGTGGTGCTCCGTGACCCCTCGCATAGCTCAGCCCCCTCTGGTTGACTTTCTCTTGCGGCCGCAAGCACGGACTTTAACGATATGCGGCCGCTTATTGAGTAACCTCGATGATCCCCTGACTGGTCGTGACTCTCAAAAGTACTAAATCAAAAGGTACATAAGCCTAGCTGGTTCCTTTGATCTGTTGAGAAGAGCATCAATGACTTCGGAAGTAAGTCACCATCA is part of the Penicillium psychrofluorescens genome assembly, chromosome: 4 genome and encodes:
- a CDS encoding uncharacterized protein (ID:PFLUO_006921-T1.cds;~source:funannotate), whose amino-acid sequence is MMSEYTTPESLAALSVIDPEIESLVLATPSTPNRESTIEDIRNASAGSAVRIIGNVSRSQVQKIPMRDGYASEIRIYRPENPRPREQTPLVVLIYGGGFILGDNKQLNAYARAISTLFGATVVSISYRLAPEYKFPIAAYDCWDSLCWIAKHAAEMGADPTTGFILGGVSAGGNLAAVTGQKSIAERFHPPLTGLWLGIPFILDETIVPAMYKSLFVSRVQNREALILNGDSVRNTYDLVGFDVLSPDFSPFNFPGAHIGMPPTYFQVAGADPLRDDGLIYERVLREHGVPTRLSVYPGGPHGHYSAWPDAEISRKWDFDVIDAFGWLLGRSVNPSSIRKARDERNCP
- a CDS encoding uncharacterized protein (ID:PFLUO_006919-T1.cds;~source:funannotate), whose product is MDTILDGLNSAQRSAVTSSAPILQVLAPPGSGKTKTLTARVAYLLAHDGYQPQDVICCTFTIKASREMRERLAKLIGERLESRLILGTFHSICRRYLVKYGYLIGLKKGFGIADSDDTRSIIKRILKRLNSGMEVRAAQGRISRHKAHGLSPSEVAAQAKAEDQELVDIYRAYESALAASNLLDYDDLLLRCGDLLRQHPQCVSNVQAVLVDEFQDTNVIQYDLMNLFASKNRRITIVGDPDQSIYGFRSAEIQNLNRMQQRYANTSVVLLEDNYRSSASILNSAQEVIEQDTSRPAKKLQATHCYGTLPVLRKLPTANAEAQWLVLEIKRCAAMTGGLLRMSDFAVLLRTAALSTRIETAFGRAGIPYQMVGGRKFFDRAEVKILLNYLRVVSHTEHVDALLGIINTPSRRIGEETVKQLTSGAEKANIPLWTFIKDVIQGHRSTGKKLQSTTERGLCALVKLIEAAKEKLQGCNDASAPQVLLEFITERLSFQEWLTQEYPLDEDTRWANVKELMGQASEVAATCQDGDKEEDLPEIEGVKQQQTHAGEEALSQFLANVALATEMTKDEDEEGQQAQEKVTISTIHAAKGLEWPVVFVPAVYDGSIPHSRAEVVDEERRLLYVAMTRAQALLYLSLPLRQPRFGEGEDTTTSLTPFLSGKVTKTHFRPTGPRLQEKVVYGIADILRRVHPAAEAMFKALGSLPSTLDDQWTPDGEEIKDAVTKWDNSLAVNNRGEPYPKRQRPNTHQGPTSTTYVSSTGYTMSNFSNFAVPTALSTGFQSARDYIATNSAVTAEAPAASGLKRTSSEVASSSKPKTGTSTGRKDGLAQASISNFFGGSGSSQKKESSAAPARSLPQVIRRNEPAPAQTVRPAVPSSLSSHRPQSRPLQPSRPTLEPTEPNGYTFIAAPSKSTVKRARMLSQLNPNTENPPASEKTQESSTSGFQSASTFHTTTMSVVRQQAPGTSGRRTLGIRRSMNNGWEDRMKREGKGRVG
- a CDS encoding uncharacterized protein (ID:PFLUO_006920-T1.cds;~source:funannotate) codes for the protein MPHKVTNDSSSSLASKGSDDDTDSSDQVIVTKVPVPAANPNTSSRRRQPPVIVHNKGGQIYDETRPSDWDKQRWK